ATTCTACTAAATTTGCTTCAAGTTATTATGGTCCATTTCGCGATGTAGCAGATTCAACGCCAAGTTATGGAGATAGAAAAAGCTATCAAATGGATTTTGCAAATGGAAAAGAAGCTTTAGAAGAAAGCTTAGAAGATGAAGCACAAGGAGCGGATATTTTAATGGTAAAACCCGCTTTAGCTTATCTTGATGTGGTGAAAGAAATTTCACTTCATTCTAATTTGCCTTTGTGTGTTTATAATGTGAGCGGTGAGTATGCTATGCTAAAAGTAGCGGGTCGTGCAGGGGTGATTGATTATGAAAAAGTTTTATATGAGACAATGATAGCTTTTAAAAGAGCGGGTGCAAAGCTGATTATCACTTATCACGCTAAAGAATTAGCCAAAATGTTAAAAGGAGAAAAATGAGACATTTTTTAACACTAAGAGACTTTTCTAAATATGAAATTTTAAGCCTTGTAGAGCATGCAAGTGAGCTTAAAAAAAATCCTAAAAAGCTTTTGCAAGATAAAACTTTAGCAATGATTTTTGAAAAAAACTCTACAAGAACTAGAATGGCTTTTGAACTTGCTATCACAGAGCTTGGTGGAAAAGCTTTATTTTTAAGTAGTAATGATTTGCAATTAAGCCGAGGTGAGCCTATAAAAGATACGGCTAGAGTGATTGGGGCGATGGTTGATTTTGTGATGATGAGAGTAAATAAGCATGAAAGTTTAATAGAATTTGCAAAATACTCCAAAGCCCCGGTTATCAACGCTTTAAGTGAGCTTTATCATCCAACACAAGTTTTAGGGGATTTGTTAACCATAAAGGAATGTGGCAAAATGCAAGATGATCTAGCTAAAGTAGCCTTTGTGGGTGATAGCAACAATATGTGCAATTCTTGGCTTATTGCAGCTGCAATTTTGGGATTTGATTTTAGTGTTGCATTGCCAAAAAATTATGAAATCAATAGTGAAATTTTAGAATTTGCCAAAGAAAAAGCAAAAATTTCAGGAGCAAAAATTCTTTTAACCCATGATAAATTTGAAGCCATAAAAGGTAAAGATGTGATTATTACCGATACTTGGGTTTCTATGGGCGAAGAAAGTGAAAAAGAAAAGAAAATTAAAGATTTTGATGGCTTTATTATTGATGAAGAGGCTATGAGTGCGGCAAATCAAGATGCTATTTTATTACACTGTTTGCCTGCTTATAGGGGTTATGAAGTAAGCGAAGAGAGCTTTGAAAAGCATTCAAAAGTGATTTTTGAAGAAGCAAGAAATCGCCTTTATGTGGTAAAAGCCTTGCTTTGCTTTTTAGACAAGGAAAAACAAGATTTTATATAATTTCATAAGTTAGAGAAGATAGGATAAGGAGTTTTTAGTGAAAGAACTTGAAAAATATAGCAATTGCTTAAAACGCATTGATGAATTTAGCCAAAATTTAGGCATGAAAAAAGAAGATAGAGCTATATTTGAAATGAAGCAAAGTGAGAATGAAAACGAAAAATGCTTGGTGCTTAAAAATGGTAGTTTTGATTCTCCTGAACCTTGGTTTATAATGGATGAAAATGATCAAATTCATACACTTATTTCTTTAAATAGTCTTAAAAATATTTTAGAAAATTTAAAACAAGCTCAAAAAGAGAATTTCGAACTTCGTCTTGAAAAAGCGATTTATCAGCAAATTCCTATTGATTTTAGCGACGTGTGGATAGTGGCAATGGATGAGATAAAACGCAAGGCACAAGAGGGTATTATGGAGATCAGTATTGATCTTGAAAAATTGCTTGCAGATATCAAAAAAGAACATCCAAATTTGTTTGTAGATATGCAAGCCATGGTAGAAAGGGTAAAGAATAATGAGAGATTATAAAGCTTTTGTGAAATATTCTAAGGCGGGGCCGCGTTATACTTCTTATCCTACTGCAGTGGAATTTAACACAAATTTCAAATACGAAGAATATATAGAAATTTTAAAAAAGCAAAACAAAGCTTTATCGCTTTATTTTCATTTGCCTTTTTGCAGGAGTGCTTGTTATTTTTGTGGCTGTAATGTTATTTATACTGCCAAAGAAGAAAGTAAGGAGAGATATTTAAAATATCTTTTTCAAGAACTTGATATTTTAAGCACCCTTATAGATACTAAAAGAGAAGTAGTGCAAATGCACTTTGGTGGTGGAACACCTACTTTTTTTAGTGCTAAACAGCTAGAAAGTTTGATTTTAAAAATTAAATCCATTTTCGGAAATTTCGCCAAAGATGCTGAAATCAGTTGTGAAATTGATCCGCGTTTTTTAAATGAAGAGCAAGCTGATGTTTTAACCAAAAATGGTTTTAATCGTATCAGTTTTGGAGTACAAGATTTTGATGAAAAAGTACAAAAAGAAATTCATAGAATTCAACCCTTTGAGCTAACACAAAACGCTTTAAAATTAGTAAGAGATAGAGGGATAAAATCTGTCAATATGGATTTGATCTATGGCCTGCCTTTTCAAAGTTTGCAAAGTTTTACTAAAACTTTAGAAAAAGCCATGCTTTTAAATCCGGATCGTTTGGCTATTTTTAATTACGCTCATGTGCCTTGGCTAAAGAAAAATATGAGAAAATTTGATGAAAATACTTTGCCAAGTCCTGATGTCAAGCTTGAAATTTTGGAATTTTGTGAGAAATTTTTGACTCAAAATGGTTATAAAATGATAGGTATGGATCATTTTGCCAAAGAAGAAGATGAGCTTTTTAAAGCTTTGGAAAATGGGACTTTACATAGGAATTTTCAAGGCTATACTACCAAGGGTGGTGCGGATTTGATCGGCATAGGACTTACTAGTATAGGAGAAGGACAAAGTCATTATGCGCAAAATTTTAAAGATATGCCAAGCTACGAAGCTGCTATTAGCGAGGGGAGATTGCCTTTTGAAAGAGGGGTTAAGTTAAGCTATGATGATGAGCTTAGAAAAGCTGTAATTATGGATTTGATGGCAAATTTTAGACTAGATATTAAAGCCATAGAGAAAGAATTTAAAATCGATTTTAAAGAGTATTTCAAAGAAGATTTAAAAGCTTTGGAAGAATACAAAGAATTTATTGATTTAAATGAAAACTTTATTTTGGTAAATGAAACAGGTGTTTTGCTGATACGAAATATAGCTATGTGTTTTGATGCTTATATGAAAAATATAAGTGAAGATAAAAAAGTCTTTTCTAAAACAGTTTAATGGGGTGGTAATGAAGTTTAGTCAAATAAGCGATGCTTGTGTTAAATGTGGAAAATGTATACCAGTTTGTACTATTCATGAAGTAAACCGTGATGAAACTACAAGTCCTAGGGGTTTTTTAGATCTTTTAGCAGCCTATAAGGAAGAAAAACTAGAGTTAAACAAAGAGGCTAAAAAGATTTTTGAATCCTG
The window above is part of the Campylobacter coli genome. Proteins encoded here:
- a CDS encoding DUF2603 domain-containing protein, whose amino-acid sequence is MKELEKYSNCLKRIDEFSQNLGMKKEDRAIFEMKQSENENEKCLVLKNGSFDSPEPWFIMDENDQIHTLISLNSLKNILENLKQAQKENFELRLEKAIYQQIPIDFSDVWIVAMDEIKRKAQEGIMEISIDLEKLLADIKKEHPNLFVDMQAMVERVKNNERL
- the hemN gene encoding oxygen-independent coproporphyrinogen III oxidase, which translates into the protein MRDYKAFVKYSKAGPRYTSYPTAVEFNTNFKYEEYIEILKKQNKALSLYFHLPFCRSACYFCGCNVIYTAKEESKERYLKYLFQELDILSTLIDTKREVVQMHFGGGTPTFFSAKQLESLILKIKSIFGNFAKDAEISCEIDPRFLNEEQADVLTKNGFNRISFGVQDFDEKVQKEIHRIQPFELTQNALKLVRDRGIKSVNMDLIYGLPFQSLQSFTKTLEKAMLLNPDRLAIFNYAHVPWLKKNMRKFDENTLPSPDVKLEILEFCEKFLTQNGYKMIGMDHFAKEEDELFKALENGTLHRNFQGYTTKGGADLIGIGLTSIGEGQSHYAQNFKDMPSYEAAISEGRLPFERGVKLSYDDELRKAVIMDLMANFRLDIKAIEKEFKIDFKEYFKEDLKALEEYKEFIDLNENFILVNETGVLLIRNIAMCFDAYMKNISEDKKVFSKTV
- the argF gene encoding ornithine carbamoyltransferase: MRHFLTLRDFSKYEILSLVEHASELKKNPKKLLQDKTLAMIFEKNSTRTRMAFELAITELGGKALFLSSNDLQLSRGEPIKDTARVIGAMVDFVMMRVNKHESLIEFAKYSKAPVINALSELYHPTQVLGDLLTIKECGKMQDDLAKVAFVGDSNNMCNSWLIAAAILGFDFSVALPKNYEINSEILEFAKEKAKISGAKILLTHDKFEAIKGKDVIITDTWVSMGEESEKEKKIKDFDGFIIDEEAMSAANQDAILLHCLPAYRGYEVSEESFEKHSKVIFEEARNRLYVVKALLCFLDKEKQDFI